Proteins from one Candidatus Polarisedimenticolaceae bacterium genomic window:
- a CDS encoding thrombospondin type 3 repeat-containing protein — MTLVAIAAAASLAASAQSTVWVDDASCPAQGTGTQADPYCRIQDAICRHRNDPGGVLVRVLPGSYNEAVRLFAAVDLESTDGPAVTTINGTGKACIDVNCAVSSVSPCSTVYLPSGANGRVEGFRIVGGAGLRQTCDGGCDIQIGGGITILGSSPTITRNEIVGNVLAPSSNQTISFYGAGIYIQGVGTTAAPTITKNLIEGNVANPPAGTNPRPSLAFGGGIYAGFQTSPVITENTITGNLVGDGSDKQVAGGAGIAVYSGWSNTFATIRRNVIRGNIAADYAGGLLFGESNPDAQSHPPVDPSRGIAESNLLVENEAYEGGALALSTSEATIRNNTIADNIAFETGGNGGRGGGVMAYPPGTGATAQASLVNNLLTFNDAQPGTTPSTGGALFVETGADPTIVFTDIHGNTPNNVGGSKTDGDYIGVASNVDLDPVYSSRTPGARDYHLLVSSPVIDVGSSVDAPTEDLDGVPVPQDGNETGPVGPDLGSYELPSDIDDDGSPDWIDLDDDADGVADLGDCAPTRRGVTTLPQRVGDDLHLDKTGGGRLTWTRTAQGHAYNVYRGTLQSPWVYDESCFETESPDATADDATIPAPGQGFFYLVSAKNLCGESSHGRTSQGVDRFPPVTCPPASRDSDVDAVPDLADNCPLAANPTQTDLDGDFVGDACDNCLSAANADQADPDGDARGNACDNCDLDANPLQEDFDLDGFGDFCDGDDDGDGAPDAADCAPLDPSLAGPPSEVAGVLVDDLAGTTVAWGSLGASARYDVAGSDLAALRADGNAGAATCLADDVTATSWADPRPEPAPGDGFYYLVRAQNACGNGGYGNGSGGAPRSPLTGCP, encoded by the coding sequence GTGACGTTGGTCGCCATTGCCGCCGCGGCATCGCTTGCCGCCTCGGCGCAGTCGACCGTCTGGGTCGACGACGCGTCGTGCCCGGCGCAGGGAACCGGCACCCAGGCCGACCCCTACTGCAGGATCCAGGATGCGATCTGCCGTCACCGCAACGATCCCGGAGGAGTCCTCGTCCGCGTCCTGCCCGGCAGTTACAACGAGGCCGTGCGGTTGTTCGCGGCGGTCGACCTCGAGTCCACGGACGGCCCCGCCGTCACGACGATCAACGGCACGGGGAAGGCCTGCATCGACGTGAACTGCGCGGTGAGCAGCGTGAGCCCGTGCTCGACCGTTTATCTCCCCTCCGGAGCGAACGGCCGGGTCGAGGGGTTCCGCATCGTCGGCGGCGCGGGACTCCGCCAGACCTGCGACGGGGGATGCGACATCCAGATCGGAGGCGGGATCACGATCCTGGGCTCATCGCCCACGATCACCCGCAACGAGATCGTCGGGAACGTCCTCGCGCCTTCGAGCAACCAGACGATCTCCTTCTATGGGGCCGGCATCTACATCCAAGGGGTCGGCACCACCGCCGCCCCCACGATCACGAAGAACCTGATCGAGGGGAACGTCGCCAACCCCCCCGCCGGAACCAACCCGCGACCGTCGCTCGCCTTCGGCGGCGGGATCTACGCGGGATTCCAGACCTCCCCGGTCATCACCGAAAACACGATCACGGGAAATCTCGTCGGGGACGGTTCGGACAAGCAGGTCGCCGGAGGGGCCGGGATCGCCGTGTACAGCGGCTGGTCGAACACCTTCGCGACCATTCGACGCAACGTGATCCGCGGGAACATCGCCGCGGACTACGCGGGGGGCCTCCTGTTCGGCGAATCGAATCCCGACGCGCAGTCGCACCCGCCGGTCGACCCGTCGCGGGGCATCGCGGAGAGCAACCTCCTCGTCGAGAACGAGGCGTACGAGGGGGGAGCCCTCGCCCTCTCGACTTCCGAGGCGACGATCCGCAACAACACGATCGCGGACAACATCGCCTTCGAGACGGGAGGGAACGGGGGCCGAGGCGGCGGCGTGATGGCCTACCCGCCGGGAACCGGAGCAACCGCGCAGGCGAGCCTCGTCAACAACCTCCTCACGTTCAACGACGCTCAGCCGGGCACCACCCCGTCCACCGGAGGCGCCCTCTTCGTCGAGACGGGGGCCGATCCGACGATCGTCTTCACGGATATCCACGGGAACACGCCGAACAACGTCGGGGGGAGCAAGACCGACGGCGACTACATCGGCGTCGCCTCCAACGTCGACCTGGACCCCGTGTACTCGAGCCGAACCCCCGGGGCACGGGACTATCACCTGCTCGTCTCGAGCCCGGTCATCGACGTGGGCTCGAGCGTCGACGCCCCCACCGAGGATCTCGACGGCGTCCCCGTCCCGCAGGACGGGAACGAGACGGGACCGGTCGGCCCCGACCTCGGGAGCTACGAGCTCCCCTCCGACATCGACGACGACGGCAGCCCCGACTGGATCGACCTCGACGACGACGCGGACGGCGTGGCCGATCTCGGCGACTGCGCGCCGACGCGACGCGGGGTGACGACGCTCCCGCAACGGGTCGGTGACGACCTGCACCTCGACAAGACCGGCGGGGGACGGCTGACGTGGACCCGCACGGCGCAGGGGCACGCGTACAACGTCTATCGCGGCACGCTGCAGTCGCCCTGGGTGTACGACGAGTCCTGCTTCGAGACCGAGTCGCCCGACGCGACGGCGGACGACGCGACCATCCCCGCGCCCGGGCAGGGTTTCTTCTACCTGGTCTCGGCGAAGAACCTCTGCGGCGAGTCGTCCCATGGGCGGACGAGCCAGGGGGTCGACCGGTTCCCCCCCGTCACGTGCCCGCCGGCAAGCCGGGACTCCGACGTCGACGCCGTCCCCGACCTCGCGGACAACTGCCCGCTCGCCGCGAATCCGACGCAGACCGATCTCGACGGCGACTTCGTCGGGGACGCGTGCGACAACTGCCTGAGCGCCGCGAACGCCGACCAGGCCGACCCGGACGGCGACGCCCGCGGGAACGCCTGCGACAACTGCGACCTCGACGCGAACCCCCTCCAGGAGGACTTCGACCTCGACGGCTTCGGCGACTTCTGCGACGGCGACGACGACGGCGACGGCGCACCCGACGCCGCGGACTGCGCGCCCCTCGACCCGAGTCTCGCCGGGCCTCCGTCCGAGGTCGCGGGGGTCCTCGTGGACGACCTCGCGGGAACCACCGTGGCGTGGGGCTCGCTCGGCGCCTCCGCGCGGTACGACGTCGCCGGCTCCGACCTCGCCGCGCTGCGCGCGGACGGCAACGCGGGCGCCGCGACGTGCCTCGCGGACGACGTCACCGCGACCAGCTGGGCGGATCCGAGGCCGGAGCCCGCGCCGGGAGACGGGTTCTACTACCTGGTCCGAGCGCAGAACGCCTGCGGGAACGGCGGATACGGGAACGGAAGCGGCGGCGCGCCGAGGAGCCCCCTCACGGGCTGCCCGTAA